A single window of Chitinophaga sp. XS-30 DNA harbors:
- the mraZ gene encoding division/cell wall cluster transcriptional repressor MraZ codes for MTGFLGEYEATLDAKGRFLLPAGFKRQIAESAGNQFVLNRGFEKCLTLYPMNEWQPIQEKIAKLNDFDPKVREFRRYFLNGATILELDSAGRLNIPKNLMAHAGLDKDIVLASANNKIEIWDKSKYQEFFDNFSPEDFSSLAQQVMSGESPIPGGL; via the coding sequence ATGACAGGCTTTCTTGGTGAATATGAAGCAACGCTGGACGCAAAAGGACGCTTCCTGCTCCCTGCCGGTTTTAAACGGCAGATAGCAGAAAGTGCGGGCAACCAGTTCGTGCTGAACCGCGGTTTCGAAAAGTGCCTGACACTGTACCCGATGAACGAGTGGCAGCCTATCCAGGAAAAGATCGCCAAGTTGAATGATTTTGATCCGAAAGTTAGGGAATTCCGCCGCTATTTTCTCAATGGTGCAACCATCCTGGAGCTGGACAGCGCCGGCAGGCTCAACATACCGAAGAACCTGATGGCGCATGCAGGGCTGGATAAAGATATCGTGCTGGCATCCGCAAACAACAAGATCGAAATTTGGGATAAAAGTAAGTACCAGGAGTTCTTTGATAATTTTTCACCGGAAGACTTCAGCAGCCTGGCGCAACAGGTTATGTCAGGAGAGTCGCCAATCCCGGGAGGATTGTAA
- the rsmH gene encoding 16S rRNA (cytosine(1402)-N(4))-methyltransferase RsmH, whose product METSPYHQPVLLHEVVEHLHIRPDGIYVDATFGGGGHSRAILAQLGPQGRLIVFDQDEDAWRNRIADDRVTFIRENFRHLHRFLKLHKALEADGILADLGVSSHQFDTGERGFSTRFDGNLDMRMDTRNALTAADILQTYPEKRLLQLFQDYGEVTNSRTLAKTIVQLRKAHPLRTISEFKSLIQPIVKGNPAKYLAQVFQALRIEVNDELGALKDLLIQAQQALKPGGRLAIITFHSLEDRLVKNYMKAGSFDTTDENPYSFETPAKLFRLVTKKPVTATAAELKANPRSRSAKLRVAEKI is encoded by the coding sequence ATGGAAACATCACCATACCATCAGCCCGTCCTGCTCCACGAAGTTGTGGAGCATTTACATATCCGGCCGGACGGCATCTATGTGGATGCCACTTTCGGCGGCGGCGGACATTCCCGCGCCATACTCGCGCAGCTCGGCCCACAGGGCAGGCTGATCGTGTTTGACCAGGACGAGGACGCATGGCGTAACCGGATCGCGGACGACAGGGTAACCTTCATCCGGGAGAACTTCCGCCACCTCCATCGCTTCCTGAAGCTGCACAAAGCCCTGGAAGCGGATGGCATTCTGGCGGACCTCGGCGTTTCCTCCCATCAGTTCGATACCGGTGAGCGGGGATTCTCCACCCGGTTCGATGGCAACCTGGATATGCGCATGGACACCCGCAACGCCCTCACGGCAGCGGACATCCTGCAAACCTATCCGGAAAAGCGCCTGCTGCAACTGTTCCAGGACTACGGGGAAGTCACCAACTCCCGCACCCTGGCCAAAACGATCGTACAGCTGCGCAAGGCACATCCGCTCCGGACCATCAGCGAATTCAAGTCACTGATACAGCCCATCGTAAAAGGCAACCCTGCCAAATACCTGGCCCAGGTGTTCCAGGCCCTCCGCATCGAAGTGAATGACGAACTGGGCGCCCTGAAAGACCTGCTCATACAGGCTCAACAGGCGCTCAAACCGGGAGGCAGACTGGCCATCATCACCTTCCACTCACTGGAAGACAGGCTGGTGAAGAACTATATGAAAGCTGGCAGTTTCGATACCACGGATGAAAATCCCTACAGCTTCGAAACCCCGGCAAAGCTATTCCGGCTGGTGACCAAAAAACCGGTAACCGCCACAGCTGCTGAACTGAAAGCCAACCCGCGGAGCAGAAGCGCAAAACTGCGGGTAGCAGAAAAAATATAG
- a CDS encoding FtsL-like putative cell division protein, translated as MSQEEEKDINETAAASLPQEPRKEWRLRINYRLITQNLSFLLFLAFVALVYIANSHLAEKKVRRINKLSREIRELKWEYLSVKSELMFRSKLSEVSKAVEPLGLKELNTPPQRIEVKQTEQ; from the coding sequence GTGTCGCAGGAAGAAGAAAAGGATATAAACGAAACTGCCGCAGCATCTCTGCCCCAGGAACCCAGAAAAGAATGGCGCCTGCGGATCAACTACCGGTTGATCACGCAAAACCTGTCCTTCCTGCTCTTCCTGGCATTCGTGGCCCTGGTGTACATCGCCAACAGCCACCTCGCGGAAAAGAAAGTACGGCGCATCAACAAACTCAGCCGGGAGATCAGGGAACTGAAATGGGAATACCTGAGCGTAAAAAGCGAGCTGATGTTCCGGAGCAAACTGAGCGAAGTCAGCAAAGCGGTGGAACCATTGGGACTGAAAGAGCTGAACACCCCCCCGCAACGGATAGAGGTGAAACAAACGGAGCAATAA
- a CDS encoding penicillin-binding protein — MEIKKDILWRAYLCFIGMALFAVAILARVFFIQHVEGDYWRSMSDSLHTAYMDLDADRGTIYSEEGRMLSTSIPYFDIRIDFRADGLLDKKEDVFKKNVDSLSVCLANLFRDRSAAAYKRTLQEGYRNRDRYFLLKKEVKFDEYQAMRNFPLFRLGRNKSGFIAETKNKRINPFKLLANRTIGLARANAQNVGLERTYDDQLNGITGKRLMRRIAGGTYMPVEGYDIEPENGKDIISTLDVNMQDIAENALMNMMVQNQAEHGTCILMEVKTGKIKAIANLGRQKDGSYWEDMNYALQVGEPGSTFKLATMIAVLEDGFVTPNTTVDLNYGTWRIGRRTVYDSEPHRFTTVSVKKAFERSSNVGMAKLAYQYYYKKPNDFAAHFSRLRLNERTGIDLVGEGRPVIKTTESRTWSATTLPWMAFGYEVLQSPLQTAMLYNAVANNGKMMRPYLVNAIMEYGKPVKAFEPVVLMDSICSSRTLAQLRDMLEGVVLNGTATKLQTPYYRIAGKTGTALVANGNRGYADKIYQSSFAGYFPADDPQYTCVVVIKNRPHAAKFYGGTVAGPVFREVADKLYALAVQKPRPVRGTPGLDTLMAMKGGKGSEWKSIVQALNLPWQGSLTSSNWVRPEIKDKKVSFRSLEQGPGIVPDVKGMGLKDALYLLENAGLRVVIRGAGKVSAQSLAGGSRINKEQTIIIELS; from the coding sequence ATGGAGATCAAAAAAGACATACTATGGCGTGCGTACCTGTGCTTTATCGGCATGGCGCTCTTCGCTGTGGCTATCCTTGCCAGGGTCTTCTTCATCCAGCATGTGGAAGGCGATTACTGGCGGAGCATGTCGGACAGTCTGCATACCGCTTATATGGACCTGGATGCGGACCGCGGCACCATCTACTCCGAAGAAGGCCGTATGCTCTCCACCTCCATCCCCTACTTTGATATACGCATCGATTTCAGAGCGGATGGCCTCCTGGACAAAAAAGAAGACGTTTTCAAAAAGAATGTGGATTCGCTTTCCGTTTGCCTCGCCAACCTTTTCCGGGACCGCTCTGCCGCCGCATACAAAAGAACGCTGCAGGAAGGCTACCGCAACCGGGACCGCTATTTCCTCCTGAAGAAAGAAGTGAAGTTCGATGAATACCAGGCCATGCGCAATTTTCCGTTGTTCCGCCTCGGGCGCAACAAAAGCGGGTTCATCGCGGAAACGAAGAACAAGCGCATCAATCCCTTCAAACTGCTCGCCAACCGCACCATCGGCCTCGCCCGTGCAAACGCACAGAACGTAGGCCTGGAAAGGACATACGACGATCAGCTGAACGGCATTACCGGAAAACGCCTCATGCGCCGCATTGCGGGCGGTACCTATATGCCGGTGGAAGGATATGACATCGAACCGGAGAACGGCAAAGACATCATCTCCACCCTGGACGTGAATATGCAGGACATTGCCGAGAACGCGCTTATGAACATGATGGTGCAGAACCAGGCAGAGCACGGCACCTGCATCCTGATGGAAGTAAAGACCGGCAAGATCAAAGCCATCGCCAACCTGGGCCGTCAAAAAGACGGCAGCTACTGGGAAGATATGAACTACGCCCTGCAGGTAGGCGAACCGGGCTCCACCTTCAAGCTGGCTACCATGATCGCCGTGCTGGAAGACGGGTTCGTGACGCCGAACACCACGGTAGACCTGAACTACGGCACCTGGAGAATAGGTCGCAGAACAGTGTATGATTCCGAGCCGCACCGTTTTACCACCGTGTCCGTCAAAAAAGCTTTCGAACGCAGCTCGAACGTAGGCATGGCAAAGCTGGCGTACCAATATTATTACAAGAAGCCGAATGACTTCGCCGCCCATTTCTCCCGGCTGCGCCTGAACGAAAGAACAGGCATCGACCTGGTAGGCGAAGGCAGACCGGTGATCAAGACCACCGAATCCCGCACATGGAGCGCCACCACGCTACCCTGGATGGCTTTCGGGTATGAAGTATTGCAAAGCCCGCTGCAAACAGCCATGCTGTACAACGCAGTGGCCAACAACGGAAAAATGATGCGGCCATACCTCGTGAACGCGATCATGGAATACGGCAAACCGGTGAAAGCATTTGAACCGGTGGTACTGATGGACAGCATCTGCTCTTCCCGCACACTCGCCCAGCTAAGGGATATGCTGGAAGGGGTAGTGCTGAACGGTACGGCCACCAAGCTGCAAACGCCCTACTACCGCATTGCCGGTAAAACAGGCACTGCGCTCGTAGCCAATGGCAACCGGGGGTATGCGGACAAGATCTACCAATCCTCCTTCGCCGGGTACTTCCCTGCCGATGATCCGCAGTACACCTGCGTGGTCGTGATCAAGAACAGGCCGCATGCGGCGAAGTTCTACGGCGGTACAGTAGCCGGACCGGTGTTCCGGGAAGTGGCGGATAAATTATATGCCCTCGCCGTACAAAAGCCCAGGCCCGTTCGCGGCACACCCGGGCTGGATACGCTGATGGCCATGAAAGGCGGCAAGGGCAGCGAATGGAAAAGCATTGTTCAGGCGCTGAACCTGCCCTGGCAGGGGAGTTTGACCAGTTCCAACTGGGTGCGCCCGGAAATAAAAGATAAAAAGGTCAGCTTCCGGAGCCTGGAACAAGGGCCCGGCATTGTACCGGATGTGAAGGGAATGGGGCTGAAGGATGCGCTTTACCTGCTGGAAAACGCAGGCCTGCGCGTTGTGATCAGGGGAGCGGGAAAAGTTTCCGCACAATCCCTGGCCGGTGGAAGCCGTATCAATAAAGAACAAACGATCATCATAGAACTAAGCTGA